The following coding sequences lie in one Steroidobacter denitrificans genomic window:
- a CDS encoding M12 family metallo-peptidase — translation MQFRRASGAARHLGWLYAVIGVLAAPTLQAADTSGIDASRPQVLYFESLPALRTWAGAQPQAARDDAHTGTAAKTQALASSDGEHRLHFDAYGRRFELSLETNARLNGLVQSKSAPSSLSLYRGTLDGNPRSWVRLAAMAGEAHGMIWDGTDLYVIEPAQSNQAQSNQTPISSDDMSDTSPAATSEPSTPVIFRLADVLMEPGTAACAVHAGPTDEESGSAQETLEDLDPDAANTGNVMRGDAAYGALLGELKDSAVIMQAAGATRRLTLSALGDAQFLQRYLERGLTMREALDAILIRLNNVDGIYSTQLQIELQVEAVSIDHSLGTMLSDPVQPQSLLEALGERRRNSPEHRSRGLTHLFTGRDLDGNTVGIAYVDSLCSSRYGVALTQVRGSAWQDPGSIWHDTLVAAHEIGHNFGAPHDGDPEEVCRDAPPGYLMAPAINALGIFSECSLEQMNKRALAARCISPLPPAGAPASQTQAGSSSGGGSLSIPFLLGLLGILVLRPQAQRVPVRRRVSPAAGIGHRPAQLETTSENRR, via the coding sequence ATGCAATTTCGCAGGGCATCCGGTGCTGCACGGCACCTCGGCTGGCTGTATGCCGTAATCGGCGTACTGGCCGCGCCGACACTGCAGGCGGCCGATACCAGCGGCATCGATGCCTCGCGTCCCCAGGTTCTTTACTTCGAATCCCTGCCCGCGCTGCGCACCTGGGCCGGCGCGCAGCCGCAGGCCGCACGGGACGACGCTCACACCGGAACCGCCGCCAAGACGCAGGCCCTCGCCAGCTCGGATGGCGAGCACCGGCTGCACTTCGATGCGTATGGGCGCCGCTTCGAGTTGTCGCTGGAAACGAATGCCCGCTTGAACGGATTGGTGCAATCAAAATCCGCCCCCTCCTCCCTGAGCCTGTACCGCGGCACGCTCGACGGCAACCCTCGATCCTGGGTCCGCCTCGCCGCCATGGCAGGCGAAGCCCATGGCATGATTTGGGATGGGACGGATCTGTACGTGATCGAACCCGCCCAGTCGAACCAAGCCCAGTCGAACCAAACCCCAATATCGTCCGATGACATGTCGGATACCTCCCCGGCAGCCACGAGCGAGCCTTCCACGCCAGTCATCTTCCGTTTGGCCGATGTCCTGATGGAGCCCGGCACCGCCGCCTGCGCCGTGCACGCCGGCCCCACCGATGAAGAAAGCGGTTCGGCACAAGAGACGCTCGAAGACCTGGATCCGGACGCCGCGAACACCGGCAATGTCATGCGCGGCGACGCCGCTTACGGTGCCTTGCTGGGCGAATTGAAAGACTCGGCGGTGATCATGCAGGCCGCCGGCGCCACCCGGCGTCTGACGCTTTCCGCGCTGGGCGATGCGCAATTCCTACAACGCTATCTGGAGCGTGGCTTGACCATGCGGGAGGCACTGGACGCCATCCTGATTCGATTGAACAACGTGGATGGCATCTACAGCACCCAGCTCCAGATCGAACTGCAAGTCGAGGCCGTATCCATCGACCATTCACTCGGCACCATGCTGTCCGATCCGGTGCAGCCCCAGTCATTATTGGAAGCACTCGGCGAACGGCGCAGGAATTCCCCCGAGCATCGCTCACGGGGACTGACCCATCTGTTCACCGGCCGCGATCTGGACGGCAACACCGTAGGCATCGCCTACGTGGATTCCTTGTGCTCGTCGCGGTATGGAGTGGCGCTCACCCAGGTGCGAGGCAGTGCCTGGCAGGATCCCGGCAGTATCTGGCATGACACTCTGGTGGCGGCGCATGAAATCGGCCACAACTTCGGCGCTCCACACGACGGCGACCCGGAGGAAGTCTGTCGCGACGCGCCTCCCGGCTATTTGATGGCGCCGGCGATCAACGCCTTAGGGATCTTCTCGGAATGCAGCCTCGAGCAAATGAACAAGCGTGCATTGGCGGCCCGTTGCATCAGTCCCTTGCCGCCGGCGGGCGCTCCCGCCTCGCAGACACAGGCGGGCAGCAGTTCCGGTGGCGGCTCGCTGAGCATTCCGTTCCTGCTGGGTCTGCTGGGTATACTAGTCCTGCGCCCCCAGGCGCAGCGTGTACCGGTACGGCGCCGTGTCAGCCCGGCAGCCGGCATTGGACACCGTCCCGCCCAGCTTGAAACCACATCCGAGAATCGCCGGTGA
- a CDS encoding HlyD family secretion protein — translation MNLRLTMMGPLILLLAGCGIRDGEGQVMGTLERDRLELIAESGEPIVEIMVREGDPVVPGAVLLRQELGVMQARLDQAEAAERAAERRFAERVKGPRAQEILEARAALDAAGSMMIAQSNEYRRIRDLVERQLASRSSLDLARSQRDDAVSTHKQAVARMDLLLEGTRSEEIEQSEAVLRQTQAARAELQISAARYSVTAPRAGRIEALPYKLGERPPAGAPVVIMLADGVPYARVYVPEPRRLQFIPGTPVRLRIDGRRKALQGSVRFISAEAAFTPYFALTRKDRSRLSYLAHIDVTDPAADELPVGIPVQVELPQAGK, via the coding sequence ATGAATCTGCGTCTGACGATGATGGGACCGCTGATCTTGCTGCTGGCCGGCTGCGGAATCCGCGACGGTGAAGGGCAGGTCATGGGGACCTTGGAGCGCGATCGCCTGGAGTTGATCGCAGAGTCCGGCGAGCCGATCGTGGAGATCATGGTGCGCGAGGGGGATCCGGTCGTACCCGGAGCGGTGCTGCTGCGCCAGGAACTGGGCGTCATGCAGGCGCGGCTGGATCAGGCGGAGGCGGCCGAGCGCGCCGCCGAGCGCCGGTTTGCCGAGCGGGTGAAGGGACCGCGTGCGCAGGAGATTCTCGAGGCCCGTGCGGCGCTGGATGCGGCCGGCAGCATGATGATCGCCCAGTCGAACGAATACCGGCGCATACGGGATCTGGTCGAGCGGCAGCTGGCCAGTCGATCTTCGTTGGACCTGGCGCGTTCGCAGCGCGATGATGCGGTGAGCACGCACAAACAGGCGGTGGCGCGCATGGACCTGTTGCTGGAAGGCACACGCAGCGAGGAGATCGAGCAGTCGGAAGCAGTACTGCGGCAGACGCAGGCCGCGCGCGCGGAACTGCAAATCAGCGCGGCCCGCTATTCGGTGACCGCCCCACGTGCCGGCCGTATCGAAGCGCTGCCCTACAAGCTGGGTGAACGCCCACCTGCCGGCGCGCCGGTGGTCATCATGCTGGCGGACGGAGTTCCCTACGCGCGTGTGTATGTGCCGGAACCGCGCCGGCTGCAATTCATTCCCGGTACGCCAGTGCGTTTGCGCATCGACGGTCGTCGTAAGGCGCTGCAAGGCAGCGTGCGTTTCATTTCGGCCGAGGCGGCATTTACGCCTTACTTCGCACTTACCCGGAAGGATCGCTCGCGCCTGAGCTATCTGGCGCATATCGACGTGACGGATCCCGCGGCGGATGAATTGCCGGTCGGTATCCCCGTGCAGGTCGAGCTGCCACAGGCTGGCAAGTGA
- a CDS encoding ABC transporter ATP-binding protein, with protein MSAESAIIARGLTRQFGKLIAVDHVDLDIPVARIYGFLGPNGSGKSTTIRMLCGLLRPTAGTVNVLGHRMPRDAERLRHKIGYMTQRFSLWEDLTVEENLDFMARIFGLEAARRASRIRRRLGEYRLESQRTQRAGTLSGGQKQRLALAAATLHEPELLLLDEPTSAVDPQSRRDFWGSLFELADRGTTILVSTHYMDEAERCHGIAILDRGRLVAEGSPRQLSEGIAASVIEIEADDVRAARRALEGHDFVRSIAQLGNRLHALLVPGMSSPEARIEELMAAARVTAKVERVRASLEDVFVAATGFGGSDVAITTDQSSDPRCSFTPTDAG; from the coding sequence ATGAGCGCGGAGTCAGCCATTATCGCGCGCGGGCTGACTCGACAATTCGGCAAGCTGATCGCGGTCGACCACGTCGATCTGGATATTCCGGTGGCGCGTATCTACGGATTTCTGGGTCCCAACGGCTCGGGCAAGTCGACCACCATTCGTATGTTGTGCGGCCTCCTGCGACCGACCGCAGGCACGGTGAACGTGCTGGGCCACCGCATGCCGCGCGATGCCGAGCGGCTGCGGCACAAGATCGGATACATGACCCAGCGTTTCTCCTTGTGGGAGGATCTCACGGTCGAAGAGAACCTGGATTTCATGGCGCGGATTTTCGGTCTGGAAGCGGCCCGGCGTGCATCCCGCATCCGTCGACGGCTGGGCGAATATCGCCTGGAAAGCCAGCGCACTCAGCGCGCCGGTACGCTCAGCGGCGGGCAGAAGCAGCGCCTGGCGCTGGCGGCTGCGACCTTGCATGAGCCCGAGCTGTTGCTGCTCGATGAGCCGACCAGTGCGGTTGATCCGCAAAGCCGCCGTGACTTCTGGGGAAGCTTGTTCGAATTGGCGGATCGAGGCACGACGATTCTGGTATCGACTCACTACATGGATGAGGCCGAGCGTTGTCACGGTATCGCGATCCTGGATCGAGGCAGGCTGGTGGCGGAGGGTTCGCCGCGACAACTTTCAGAGGGAATCGCGGCGAGTGTCATCGAGATCGAGGCGGACGATGTGCGCGCCGCACGCCGCGCGCTGGAGGGCCATGATTTCGTCAGGAGTATCGCGCAGCTTGGAAATCGTTTGCATGCGCTGCTTGTGCCCGGAATGTCCTCGCCCGAAGCGCGGATCGAGGAGCTCATGGCCGCAGCGCGCGTGACTGCGAAGGTGGAGCGCGTGCGCGCCAGTCTCGAGGATGTGTTCGTGGCTGCCACGGGTTTCGGTGGATCAGATGTCGCCATTACGACGGACCAATCATCCGACCCGCGCTGTTCCTTCACGCCGACGGACGCCGGTTGA